Proteins encoded together in one Thermomonospora curvata DSM 43183 window:
- a CDS encoding protein kinase domain-containing protein: protein MIEDVPGYRILEKVGEGGFSVVYRAYQERLDRQVALKVLSVGAVGAVAMNRFQHECRITGRLTGHPNVVTVLETGWTGAGRPYVAMEYFEQGSLLDRLRREGPLPVPDVLRIGVKMAGALAATHENGVLHRDVKPQNILVSRYGEPALTDFGIALLIGSPDEGHSPAFTPHHAAPEVLAGGPPGVPADLYSLGSTLYQLLAGLPAFQGPPGEDLAAFTRRVLQESPPPIPRPDVPAPVREAIGTAMAKAPERRFTSAVAMARRLQQVQGELGLPVTDLAHSPVEVTELGPLPGDRPSSPLPQVAAPPPAAVRLSPASAPRLSPQELEELVFHQNDEPAGGPAPDAAATGPMAVAGEQAARDNGRQEAEPAAGPPQRRQKTAGARPAEEPEYRPSRRVAAGTVILVGGMVGGIVTAGAMSDNGTSARAGRAAVAPRTGTPTAQPRPDRSAPVTQAQVRAAAPRRLQLVSDRRTWVRLRWSLPEPSRRLPIVVLPSPRDGRRMISAGRGATGVRVDRLRPGTGYCFRVGAMLRTASAGGGRALVAWSEPLCIRTVRPQNT, encoded by the coding sequence ATGATCGAGGACGTGCCCGGCTACCGCATCTTGGAAAAGGTGGGCGAGGGTGGGTTCAGCGTGGTCTACCGGGCCTACCAGGAGCGCCTCGACCGCCAGGTCGCGCTGAAGGTGCTGTCGGTGGGCGCGGTGGGCGCGGTGGCCATGAACCGCTTCCAGCACGAGTGCCGCATCACCGGACGGCTGACCGGCCACCCCAACGTGGTGACGGTGCTGGAGACCGGCTGGACCGGCGCCGGCCGTCCCTACGTCGCCATGGAGTACTTCGAGCAGGGCTCACTGCTGGACCGGCTCCGGCGGGAAGGCCCCCTGCCGGTGCCCGACGTGCTGCGGATCGGGGTGAAGATGGCCGGCGCGCTGGCCGCCACCCATGAGAACGGCGTGCTGCACCGCGACGTCAAGCCGCAGAACATCCTGGTGTCGCGCTACGGGGAGCCGGCGCTGACCGACTTCGGCATCGCCTTGCTGATCGGCTCGCCCGACGAGGGGCACTCCCCGGCGTTCACCCCCCACCACGCCGCACCGGAGGTGCTGGCGGGCGGCCCGCCGGGCGTCCCCGCGGACCTGTACTCGCTGGGTTCCACGCTGTATCAGCTGCTGGCCGGCCTGCCGGCGTTCCAAGGACCCCCTGGAGAGGACCTGGCCGCCTTCACCCGGCGCGTGCTGCAGGAGTCTCCCCCGCCGATCCCCCGCCCCGACGTGCCCGCGCCGGTGCGGGAGGCGATCGGCACGGCGATGGCCAAGGCGCCCGAGCGGCGTTTCACGTCCGCGGTGGCCATGGCCCGGCGGTTGCAGCAGGTGCAGGGCGAGCTGGGGCTGCCGGTCACCGACCTGGCGCACAGCCCGGTGGAGGTGACCGAGCTCGGCCCGCTCCCGGGCGACCGGCCGTCCTCCCCGCTGCCCCAGGTCGCCGCCCCTCCCCCGGCCGCCGTGCGGCTTTCTCCCGCCTCCGCCCCGCGCCTGTCGCCGCAAGAGCTGGAAGAGCTGGTGTTCCACCAGAACGACGAGCCCGCCGGGGGGCCCGCCCCGGATGCGGCCGCCACCGGGCCGATGGCCGTCGCCGGCGAGCAGGCGGCGCGAGACAACGGCCGGCAGGAGGCCGAGCCCGCCGCCGGGCCGCCGCAAAGACGGCAGAAGACCGCCGGCGCCCGGCCGGCGGAGGAGCCCGAGTACCGGCCCTCCCGGCGGGTCGCCGCCGGGACGGTGATCCTGGTCGGCGGAATGGTCGGGGGGATCGTCACGGCCGGGGCGATGAGCGACAACGGCACCTCGGCCAGGGCCGGGAGAGCCGCCGTCGCCCCGCGCACCGGCACGCCCACCGCGCAGCCCCGGCCGGATCGGTCGGCGCCGGTCACGCAGGCACAGGTGCGGGCCGCCGCGCCGCGCCGGCTGCAGCTGGTCTCCGACCGGCGGACCTGGGTGCGGTTGCGCTGGTCGCTGCCGGAACCGTCGCGCCGGCTGCCGATCGTGGTGCTGCCCTCGCCCCGGGACGGCCGCCGGATGATCTCGGCGGGGAGAGGGGCGACCGGCGTCCGGGTGGACCGGCTGCGGCCGGGGACCGGATATTGCTTCCGGGTCGGGGCCATGCTCCGCACCGCCTCCGCCGGCGGCGGCCGGGCGCTGGTGGCCTGGTCGGAGCCGCTGTGCATCCGCACCGTCCGCCCGCAGAACACCTGA
- a CDS encoding M50 family metallopeptidase: MDVDAAGIGELWDRLTGTQPDPPLWLVVCAGVLALAAVVHGPTWRVARNVVTIAHEGGHALAAVLTGRRLEGIKLHSDTSGVTVSRGKPHGPGMVFTAMAGYLTPPLLGLVFAALLSWGRITLMLWASLALLAAMLVMIRNAYGVLSVVATGAVIFVVSWLGSATVQAAFAYLAASFLLLAGARPVIELQRMRARQLAPSSDADQLAQLTGLPGLVWVGLFAAVALVALLAGGKLLLPDTSELLPQFLRDRP, from the coding sequence GTGGACGTGGACGCAGCGGGCATCGGTGAACTGTGGGATCGGCTGACCGGCACCCAGCCGGATCCGCCCTTGTGGCTGGTCGTCTGCGCCGGGGTGCTCGCGCTGGCCGCCGTGGTGCACGGGCCGACCTGGCGGGTGGCCCGCAACGTGGTCACCATCGCGCACGAGGGCGGGCATGCGCTGGCGGCGGTGCTGACCGGCCGGCGCCTGGAGGGCATCAAGCTGCATTCCGACACCTCGGGGGTGACGGTCTCGCGCGGCAAGCCGCACGGGCCGGGGATGGTGTTCACCGCCATGGCCGGCTACCTCACCCCGCCGCTGCTGGGGCTGGTGTTCGCGGCGCTGCTGAGCTGGGGCCGGATCACGTTGATGCTGTGGGCCTCGCTGGCGCTGCTGGCGGCGATGCTGGTGATGATCCGCAACGCCTATGGGGTGCTGTCGGTGGTGGCCACCGGCGCGGTGATCTTCGTGGTGTCCTGGCTGGGCAGTGCGACGGTGCAGGCCGCCTTCGCCTACCTGGCGGCCTCGTTCCTGCTGCTGGCCGGGGCGCGGCCGGTGATCGAGCTGCAGCGGATGCGCGCCCGGCAGCTGGCGCCGTCCTCCGACGCCGACCAGCTGGCGCAGCTGACCGGGCTGCCGGGGCTGGTGTGGGTGGGCCTGTTCGCCGCCGTGGCGCTGGTGGCGCTGCTGGCCGGCGGCAAGCTGCTGCTGCCCGACACCTCCGAGCTGCTGCCGCAGTTCCTGCGGGATCGCCCGTGA
- a CDS encoding DUF5691 domain-containing protein encodes MSTWAEHVSTALLGTRRRPVPALAVRLAPEDDGESAPRSSHGGAGGIPAGADPAGALLEQAAVLTVQRRAGRRAGSAAEHAVIAPAPAETLPVVPPAAARRLAQILAGDRLPLLPQWLQAAAERGFRVPPALLPDLLERGRADRSLRPAIMRAAGRRGVWLALHNTDWAYLVNEGGDLGDDDPRVWRTGTRSRRIAYLTRLRGRDPGAARRALADSWRSEPAPDRAAFLATFARGLSPDDEEFLEKALDDRAKDVRQVAADLLAELPGSAYGRRMAERAKSCVRVEEHVAEGRRHVRIVVELPHAHDEGMARDGIPFHPAGSFAPAGGSGAPVGTRAGWLREILARTPLETWTDLLGMPACEVVRLPVTGPEAKTGRRRGKAGAKDDSWARDVHIGWVRAALRLRDAQWARALLADGAVPAEEAAALADLVGLLPAGEREPMAAALIRRLGDASWALTALERIPGPWAGELADLVIELLVAAAQEEERRRGGRAGHRLAPLCKLAGTHLAPEVAPRLAALGLPGSWPVQELIDSLRFRHQMLRELA; translated from the coding sequence ATGAGCACCTGGGCCGAACACGTCAGCACGGCGCTGCTGGGCACCCGGCGGCGGCCCGTCCCGGCGCTTGCGGTCCGCCTCGCTCCAGAAGACGACGGGGAGAGCGCGCCGCGCTCTTCCCACGGCGGCGCGGGCGGGATCCCCGCGGGGGCGGATCCCGCCGGTGCGCTGCTGGAGCAGGCCGCCGTGCTGACGGTGCAGCGGCGGGCGGGGCGGCGCGCGGGGAGCGCCGCCGAGCACGCCGTGATCGCGCCCGCCCCGGCGGAAACGCTGCCGGTGGTGCCGCCGGCGGCGGCCCGGCGGCTGGCGCAGATCCTGGCCGGCGACCGCCTGCCGCTGCTGCCGCAATGGCTGCAGGCCGCCGCCGAACGCGGCTTCAGGGTGCCCCCGGCGCTCCTGCCCGACCTGCTGGAACGGGGCCGCGCCGACCGGTCCCTGCGCCCGGCGATCATGCGGGCGGCCGGGCGGCGCGGGGTGTGGCTGGCGCTGCACAACACCGACTGGGCGTATCTGGTGAACGAAGGGGGCGACCTGGGCGACGACGACCCCCGGGTGTGGCGGACCGGCACCCGCAGCCGGCGGATCGCCTACCTGACCCGGCTGCGCGGCCGCGACCCGGGGGCGGCGCGGCGGGCGCTGGCGGACAGCTGGCGGAGCGAACCGGCCCCCGACCGGGCCGCGTTCCTGGCCACTTTCGCCCGCGGCCTGTCCCCAGATGACGAGGAGTTCCTGGAGAAGGCCCTGGACGACCGGGCCAAGGACGTGCGGCAAGTGGCGGCCGACCTGCTGGCCGAGCTGCCCGGCTCGGCCTACGGACGGCGGATGGCCGAACGGGCCAAAAGCTGCGTGCGGGTCGAAGAGCACGTGGCAGAGGGACGGCGGCACGTCCGGATCGTCGTCGAGCTGCCGCACGCCCACGACGAGGGCATGGCCCGGGACGGCATCCCGTTCCACCCGGCGGGCTCGTTCGCCCCGGCCGGCGGGTCGGGCGCCCCGGTGGGGACCCGGGCCGGGTGGCTGCGCGAGATCCTGGCGCGCACCCCGCTGGAGACCTGGACCGACCTGCTGGGGATGCCCGCCTGCGAGGTGGTGCGCCTGCCGGTGACCGGGCCGGAGGCGAAAACCGGGCGGCGCCGGGGCAAGGCGGGGGCGAAGGACGACTCCTGGGCCCGGGATGTGCACATCGGCTGGGTTCGGGCCGCGCTCCGCCTGCGCGATGCGCAGTGGGCGCGGGCCCTGCTCGCCGACGGCGCGGTGCCGGCCGAGGAGGCCGCGGCGCTGGCCGATCTGGTGGGGCTGCTGCCCGCCGGTGAGCGCGAGCCGATGGCCGCCGCCTTGATCCGGCGGCTGGGGGACGCCTCCTGGGCGCTGACGGCGCTGGAACGCATCCCCGGCCCGTGGGCCGGGGAGCTGGCCGACCTGGTGATCGAGCTGCTGGTGGCCGCGGCGCAGGAGGAGGAGCGCCGCCGCGGCGGGCGGGCCGGTCACCGGCTGGCGCCGCTGTGCAAGCTGGCCGGCACCCACCTGGCCCCCGAGGTCGCTCCCCGGCTGGCGGCGCTGGGCCTCCCCGGCTCCTGGCCGGTCCAAGAACTGATCGACAGCCTGCGATTCCGCCACCAGATGCTGCGGGAGCTCGCCTGA
- a CDS encoding SWIM zinc finger family protein has product MSDRWGREQVLALAPDAASVKAAGGVAKPAKWHGAGCDPHSVWGECKGSGKSLYRACVELAEPAFRCSCPSRKIPCKHVLGLLLLWSEGAVDAAEPPEWVAEWLRQRRERAAKRKAASAAKTPDPKTAERRERRVEDGVAELDQWLRDQIDQGLAQAEHASYRVWDEVARRLVDAQAPGLAAQVRSLPALRHGAGWPERMLEEYALLALLVRAYQRRAELPGPLRATVRSRVGFTARQEEVLGGKRVRDHWYVLGSRESVQEQLTTRRTWLRGVRTGRPALVLSFAAPGRPPEVPLATGAVFDAELAFYPGAQPLRALVAEEHGPVSAVPRGTAIGGLLAEYAQALARDPWLERWPAVLEGVRLALPQGTPLRPDALHVVDDHGDALPLRFSAGEESRHGPWRLLALSGGGRFTLAGEWSPHGLHPLSAWHEQEGLVVL; this is encoded by the coding sequence GTGAGCGATCGGTGGGGTCGGGAACAGGTGCTGGCGCTGGCGCCGGACGCGGCGTCGGTGAAGGCGGCCGGCGGGGTCGCCAAGCCCGCCAAGTGGCACGGCGCCGGCTGTGATCCCCACAGCGTGTGGGGCGAGTGCAAGGGCAGCGGCAAGAGCCTGTATCGGGCGTGCGTGGAGCTGGCCGAGCCGGCGTTCCGGTGCTCGTGTCCCAGCCGCAAGATCCCCTGCAAGCACGTGCTGGGCCTGCTGCTGCTGTGGAGCGAGGGCGCCGTCGACGCCGCCGAGCCTCCGGAGTGGGTGGCGGAGTGGCTGCGGCAGCGGCGGGAGCGCGCCGCCAAGCGCAAGGCCGCCTCCGCCGCCAAGACCCCCGATCCCAAGACCGCCGAACGCCGCGAGCGGCGGGTCGAAGACGGCGTGGCCGAGCTGGACCAGTGGCTGCGCGACCAGATCGACCAGGGCCTGGCCCAGGCCGAGCACGCCTCCTACCGGGTGTGGGACGAGGTCGCCCGCAGGCTGGTCGACGCCCAGGCGCCCGGCCTGGCCGCCCAGGTCAGGTCGCTGCCCGCGCTGCGGCACGGCGCCGGCTGGCCGGAGCGGATGCTGGAGGAGTACGCCCTGCTGGCGTTGCTGGTCCGCGCCTATCAGCGGCGCGCCGAGCTGCCCGGGCCGTTGCGCGCGACGGTCCGCTCGCGGGTGGGCTTCACCGCCCGGCAGGAGGAGGTGCTGGGCGGCAAGCGGGTCCGGGACCACTGGTATGTGCTGGGCTCCCGGGAGTCGGTGCAAGAGCAGCTCACCACCCGGCGGACCTGGCTGCGCGGCGTCCGCACCGGACGGCCCGCGCTGGTGCTGTCGTTCGCCGCGCCGGGCCGCCCGCCGGAGGTGCCCTTGGCCACGGGCGCCGTCTTCGACGCCGAGCTGGCCTTCTATCCGGGGGCTCAGCCGCTGCGCGCGCTGGTGGCCGAGGAGCACGGCCCGGTCTCCGCCGTGCCGCGCGGCACCGCCATCGGCGGTCTGCTCGCCGAGTACGCCCAAGCGCTGGCCCGTGACCCGTGGCTGGAGCGCTGGCCCGCCGTGCTGGAGGGCGTGCGCCTGGCGCTTCCGCAGGGGACGCCGCTGCGGCCCGACGCGCTGCACGTCGTCGACGACCACGGCGACGCCCTGCCGTTGCGCTTCTCCGCCGGCGAGGAGTCCCGGCACGGCCCCTGGCGGTTGCTGGCCCTCTCGGGCGGCGGCCGCTTCACCTTGGCGGGCGAGTGGTCCCCCCACGGCCTGCACCCCCTGTCGGCCTGGCACGAGCAGGAAGGTCTGGTGGTCCTGTGA